From Pongo pygmaeus isolate AG05252 chromosome 1, NHGRI_mPonPyg2-v2.0_pri, whole genome shotgun sequence, one genomic window encodes:
- the ASCL5 gene encoding achaete-scute homolog 5 yields MNNNFCRALVDRRPLGPPSCMQLGVVPPPRQAPLPAAEPLGNVPFLLYPGPAEPPYYDAYAGVFPYVPFPGAFGVYEYPFEPAFIQKRNERERQRVKCVNEGYARLRGHLPGALAEKRLSKVETLRAAIRYIKYLQELLSSAPDGATPPASRGLPGTRPCPAPPAAPPPDRPGDGEARAPSSLVPESSESSCFSPSPFLESEESCH; encoded by the coding sequence ATGAACAATAACTTCTGCCGGGCTCTGGTGGACCGGAGGCCTCTGGGGCCCCCCAGCTGCATGCAGCTGGGCGTCGTGCCTCCTCCCCGGCAGGCGCCCCTGCCCGCCGCCGAGCCCCTGGGCAACGTGCCCTTCCTGCTGTACCCGGGCCCAGCAGAGCCGCCCTACTACGACGCCTATGCAGGGGTGTTCCCCTACGTGCCCTTCCCCGGCGCCTTCGGGGTCTACGAATACCCCTTCGAGCCAGCCTTCATCCAGAAGCGCAACGAGCGCGAGCGGCAGCGCGTCAAGTGCGTCAACGAGGGCTACGCGCGCCTCCGCGGCCACCTCCCCGGCGCCCTGGCTGAGAAGCGACTCAGCAAGGTGGAGACGCTGCGCGCCGCCATCCGCTACATAAAGTACCTGCAAGAGCTGCTGAGCTCGGCCCCCGACGGCGCGACGCCCCCCGCTTCCCGCGGCCTCCCGGGCACCCGGCCCTGCCCCGCGCCGCCCGCCGCCCCCCCGCCCGACCGCCCTGGGGACGGCGAGGCCCGGGCGCCCTCCTCCCTGGTGCCGGAGTCATCCGAGTCCTCCTGCTTCTCCCCGTCGCCTTTCTTGGAGTCGGAGGAATCCTGCCATTGA